One window of the Haematobia irritans isolate KBUSLIRL unplaced genomic scaffold, ASM5000362v1 scaffold_97, whole genome shotgun sequence genome contains the following:
- the LOC142242865 gene encoding uncharacterized protein LOC142242865, with translation MPVLSNIGSSIDGVNNVIRILGKQKPCIHMCHINAQSLANKMDEFRYIFEQSGVDIICVSETWFNSSISDNLVRTYGYTALRNDRCSVDGGVAIYIKNHFRHKVICKSMYNDIVEYIFIESMFNGRKSLVGCIYRPNKNIPFDSLLTVLTNITVHYDDILLAGDLNSNLLCDTRISAPCFSKHDLIFMTYDLCKPPEEPPQTYYNFNKMNYEVLQQEFCSIDWDAIYYIQSIDQKLYFLNRNLSYLLECSVPLQQRRNFPPDKTWFDDNIADLIKKRDHAYKRWKRFRTHELHEEYRRLRAVTNKSVKKAIDSKKKWDIIKEVGIGKTKNTKSVGDPDEMNENIVNLPFTMPSSNHPQNNLSVLQANNVFPPFSCFEFKCVNSGDVLESCLHIKSDAAGLDKIYPKFIKVLLPNLLLHITHLFNSIITTGQYPMEWKQAKIIPIPKPGTNNDYRPIAILSFLSKAFEHLMHKQICEYLEHNKLLNARQSGFRPKHSCVQALVEVAENIRAIIDEGSLALLVLLDHSKVLIV, from the exons ATGCCTGTCTTAAGTAACATAGGAAGTTCCATAGATGGTGTTAATAACGTTATCCGCATTCTTGGCAAACAAAAACCTTGTATTCATATGTGTCACATAAATGCACAGAGCCTTgcaaacaaaatggatgaatttAGATACATTTTTGAGCAGTCTGGAGTCGACATAATTTGTGTGTCAGAAACATGGTTCAATTCATCAATATCAGACAATTTGGTACGAACTTATGGTTATACTGCACTAAGAAATGATCGATGTTCTGTCGATGGAGGCGTTGCAATTTACATCAAAAATCATTTCCGGCATAAAGTTATTTGCAAATCTATGTACAATGATATAGTGGAGTATATTTTCATCGAATCAATGTTTAATGGTCGCAAATCGTTGGTTGGGTGCATATACAGACCGAATAAAAACATCCCTTTTGACTCCCTACTAACTGTTCTAACAAACATTACAGTTCATTATGATGATATCTTACTTGCTGGTGATTTGAATAGTAATTTATTGTGTGACACTAGG ATCAGTGCTCCATGTTTTTCCAAACATGACCTAATCTTTATGACATATGACTTGTGCAAACCACCTGAAGAACCACCACAAACTTACTATAACTTCAACAAAATGAACTATGAGGTACTACAACAAGAGTTTTGCTCTATCGACTGGGATGCCATTTATTACATTCAATCCATTGAtcaaaaactatattttctaaatCGAAATTTGTCTTACCTACTTGAATGTTCCGTACCCTTACAGCAAAGAAGAAATTTTCCACCAGATAAAACCTGGTTCGATGATAATATTGctgatctaattaaaaaaagagaTCATGCATACAAAAGGTGGAAACGATTTAGAACTCATGAGCTTCACGAGGAATACCGAAGACTAAGAGCGGTAACTAACAAATCTGTAAAAAAAGCAATTGACTCAAAAAAGAAATGGGATATAATCAAAGAAGTTGGTATTGgtaaaactaaaaacacaaaaagtgtCGGTGACCCAGATGAGATGAATGAAAACATTGTTAATTTACCTTTTACAATGCCATCAAGTAACCatccacaaaataatctttCAGTTTTACAAGCGAATAATGTTTTTCCACCATTTTcttgtttcgaatttaaatgTGTGAACTCTGGTGATGTCTTGGAAAGTTGTCTCCATATAAAATCTGATGCTGCTGGTCTGGATAAAATTTACCCTAAATTCATAAAAGTGTTGTTGCCAAATTTACTGCTGCATATCACACACCTATTCAATTCTATCATAACAACAGGCCAATATCCCATGGAATGGAAACAAGCCAAAATAATACCGATCCCCAAACCGGGTACAAATAATGATTACAGGCCTATTGCAATATTGTCATTCTTGTCAAAAGCATTTGAACATCTCATGCATAAACAAATCTGTGAGTATCTGGAACATAATAAACTGTTAAATGCACGTCAATCTGGCTTCCGACCTAAACATAGTTGTGTGCAAGCCTTAGTCGAAGTGGCGGAGAATATTAGAGCTATTATTGACGAGGGATCATTGGCATTACTGGTTCTTTTAGACCATTCAAAGGTTTTGATTGTGTAA